The nucleotide window tccagaaaactatcaTGGATACATTCAACGAACTCCTCAAGGCAACCCTAACCAAGCTTCTATCCTGCATGCAGTAGCAGTGGGCCAATGATGGGAGAGACTCCAATGTTCGCTCCTTCACAAAACTGACCAGGAATCTCAATTGATCTTCCTGTCCAGGACAGGCAGGAAGCTGTTGGAAGACTTCAACCCTGAATTTTCAAGCTCTGTGCTTCAAACAGCCACCCACTCTTCCTGCTGGTACAGATGGTTAAAATAGACTTCATACACTGAGACACTGGAATATAGAGATGGGCATTATCTACCCATGGCCAGTACCCATCCTCTACAGAGGAGGAGTTGGCAAGAGACAGTCACACTAAAACTAGGTTGTCACAATTGGCCATGGGAGAAAAATCTTGTTTGTTTCGTTGCCTTGAAGCAcaggttggtgctgggaccgagACTGATATGTTAGCTTCACTGTCAAAATTTTGGGTAGGATTTccaagctgggaatactgcagcgagttactcacctcctgactcacaccaaagcctgtcccaccatctacaaggcacaagccaagagtgtgatggaatactccccatttgcctggatgggtgcagccccaacaacactctagaagcttgacaccatccaggacaaagcagcccccacttgattggcacctcatccacaaacatcccactcccgccaccaccgacgctcagtagcagcagtgtgtactatctacaaaatgcactgcaacaattcaccaaagatcctcagacagcaccttccaaacccacaaccacttccatctagaaggacaagggcagcagatacacgggaacactatccccttcaagttcccctccaagccaatccccatcttgacatggaaatatatcaccattgctACACAGTTGCTAAGTCAAAaccccggaattccctccctgagggcactgTCAGCAAACCTATTACAcatggattgcagcggttcaagaagggtcctgacccaaaatgtcagctttcctgctcctccgatgctgctgggcctgctgtgttcatccagctctacaccttgttatctcagattctccagcatcggcagttcctactatctctgtaacaagaaggcagctcatccctaccttctcaagggggcaactcgGGAcagagcaatgaatgctgggcccagccagtgaccccCACGTCCTATGAGAGAAACGTAAAAGATATAGTCACATGACTGGAGGCTTGGTGACTAATCAGGAAGTTGTCAGGACAGATCTGGGGGTGATCAGGACTTTCCAGCACCATTACCTGGACAGAACTTCTAACCGGGGATGCGAAGAGTGTTCCTGATACTTACGATATTCCCCAACCAGCTTTGGAACATTACACCGTTTCACGGCGACATAAACCACCATGCCAGGATTCCGCTTCGCAAAGTCCACCACGCCTTCTTCAACAAACTCTCTGTGGAGGCCAAGGAGCATTAGAAGGAGATACATTAGATGTACACATTCCCTGTTGCTAATAATCAATACATTCATCTACCATGTTAAACATGCACTTCCTCCAGCACCAGTACCTTGCAGCTGCAAACTGTAACATCCACAAAGGTCCcgtgcagcaccttccaaatctgtggcCTTGGACAACAGCCAGTCCGTCATTCAGTTACAAACCTGTCCCAAAGGTAAGGCAGGATCCTCAGGTTTGAGGAAAATgaatttcacccagagggtggaggGCGTCTGGAATGCGAGCCTGGGAGTGGAGTTGAGGTGAGAAATCTCTCAATTTTTAGAAAGTACTTGGATGATCGTTTGAAGTGTtagaacattcaaggctatgggcctcgTGCatgaaagtgggactagtgcCAATTTACAGTAGTTTTTGTctgtgcaggctcaatgggctgaagggcctcacCTGTACGCAATGATTGTTTGGATTGTGTATTGGTGTTGGAATCAAACCCTACATTACTTACATAAATAGTGAACTTTTAAATAACGTTTCCTTTGAATGCCCGATAATGTAATTcactgtttagattagattagactccctacagtgtggaaacaggcccttcggcccaacaagttcacaccgccccttgaagcatcccacccacacctatccccctataacccacacacccctgaacactacgggcaatttagcatggccaatccacctagcctgcacatctttggactgtgggaggaaacccacacagacacggggagaacgtgcaaactgcacacaggcagtcgcccgagggtggaatggaaccagagtctctggcgctgtgaggctgcagtgctaaccactgagccaccgtggccgCCCCAATTAAAAGTCCCTGTGTGAACCCAAGGAATGCCACACCTGTAGAGTCAGCAAAACTTCAAATAGATAGACTTCAATGGGGAGGGatgcaattgaaaaaaaaacaaactgtgaTCGCCTGTAGCTACAGAAAATTAAAGGATGACCATCTCTCTCAGCAAAAAGCCACCTTTCCCATAAATTAAGTCCCAAAGTGCAAACAAATTGGGTATTTTTCCCTTCCAGTAATATGTAGAAAAGAAAGTGGAAAAATTAAATGCAAGCTTGTGGTCGATGTGCGCATTTGTGGAGCGGATGTCTGCGTGTGAGTACTTAGGAGGTCCCTATCCATGAGGTATGGTGGTCTGGATAACAcacaccttagaacatagaacacgacagcgcagtacaggcccttcggccctcgacgttgtgccgacctgtgaagccAAACTGTAGCCTGTCTAACGTAAACTATTCCACTATGATCCATATATTTATCCTTGGGCAGAGAAGTTAAGATGACAAAGAAGTCTTGCTTGGGACCCCTATATCTGGTGAATGCTTTTGTTTGAAACTcttccttcccattcctcagtccCAAAGGGAAACACTATAGAACATTATATCATGCAACCATCAGCATTACTTCCCATCGAGGGCAGCCATCTCCTATCTCAACCCTTTCTGTCCCACGCTTTCCTGCTCGAAGGTCAGGGGAATATTCTGATGCTTGTCCTTGGGGACAAATTACATTTAATGGGTTAGTGTTTTAGAGAAGGAAGaagttgggggagggagagagaaagaaagaaggggCTAGAAGCTTGTAAGGGTTAtgaggacgttgccagggttagaggctTTGAGCCTCTAAGGAGACGCTGGATgaagctggggttattttccttacagcatcagagattgagggggtgacctgatagaggtttataaggtcaTGAGGGGCCTGTTAGGACGAATCACCAAGTTctctttcactgtactcctacaatggGGCACAAGCGACAAGAGAAGGATATTGCATTGACACTGTATTGTAGGgtaggggggagtccaaaactagaggggcacaggtttaaggtgagagggtaaaaattttaaagggacctaaggggcaactttttccacacagagggtggtgtgtgtatggaatgagctgccagaggaggtggtggaggctggtacaattacatttaaaaggcatctggatgggtagatgaataggaagggtttggagagatatgggccaaatgctggcaaatggaactggattagtttaggtcagagataatgggaactgcagatgctggagaatccgagataacaaagtgtggagctggatgaacacagcaggccaagcagcatcttaggtgcacaaaagctgatgtttctttgatgaagggtctaggcccgaaacgtcagcttttgtgctcctctgatgtgcttggcctgctggattAATTCAGGATTGGCTTGGACGGGTTGGGcctaagagtctgtttccatgttgtacgacTCTATGGCACTAGAGGAAACTGGGAAAGAGCAATGAGATAAGATTCGTACTAACCTGACCCCTCTGCTGCTGGGGGCATCTTTACTGAAGACCAGAGTGACTCTCTTCAGCTGGCAGATATACCTGCCCACTCCATTCTGCAGGACACTCTGCAGAAAACGGCTAGCAGTCCCTCTCGCCGTCAtgactctccccctctctctcaacgGTGCGACAGGAAGCAATTACATTGATGCACCACTCAAACCATTCCGGCAGCAATGCTCTTCCTTCCTTTCGGTGCAGATGGGCCCATTAGTGAAGCTGCACACTCGGGAGAGGGAATAAAAGCAAAACTGCACTTGTAACGTTGGAAAAGCAAATATGCATTGCGatgcaatttgtttattttttttaaaaaaaaacgcaaaattaaaacaaaagtggGACGTGAGGAGTGCTAAACATTGCAAACAACAAGAAGGGAATATAACGGATGGGAGAGCTGGATAGATAATTGCAGTAGGGGTTCCACACGTAGACAAGCAAAGGGATGCCCTTCGATATAATGTCAGGCAGCGCGTGGTAACTCAGTTCCCGGGTCAACGTTCCAAATCCCCGGGCCAGGGTTCCGCAGCGCGCGCCGCCAGGCGGGCGGCCCACTGTATGTTACACAGTTTGTTACACAAGTTGTTACATATTTTGTTACACTGCCCCCCGTTTGCTACACGTGGGCGCGGAGCCGCTCATTCCGCTCTGAATGCaaactctccatctctccctcgctgTCTTGGGTTCGTGGAGTTCCGTGACAGATTCCTTCCAGCAGCAGCAGCCGCCGCCGCCACCGGTGGATCCCGGTGCCTGCAATTTCGCCAGTTTACCATGCGCCGGGTGGAAGCCCCAGGGGAGGGCAGCCGAGCGAATTTGGAGGGATAACGCCGGCGTTTGCATAACCCGATCGGTAGGTAGTGTGCAAACAAACCCTCtatcttctctcccctccccgtaTGTGATCGGTTTTAAATTTTGGCTACTTAAATTATTTGACCATACGCCTTGCGCAGCT belongs to Stegostoma tigrinum isolate sSteTig4 unplaced genomic scaffold, sSteTig4.hap1 scaffold_794, whole genome shotgun sequence and includes:
- the LOC132209276 gene encoding large ribosomal subunit protein mL43-like, coding for MTARGTASRFLQSVLQNGVGRYICQLKRVTLVFSKDAPSSRGVREFVEEGVVDFAKRNPGMVVYVAVKRCNVPKLVGEYQEDTDNRPVSDKETKVGEDLEAIMITEEVVLGKLMELRI